A genome region from Hymenobacter tibetensis includes the following:
- the murC gene encoding UDP-N-acetylmuramate--L-alanine ligase: MSALARWFQANGHTVAGYDKTSTPLTEALAAEGIAVHYDDAVASIPAAVRENPAQTLVVLTPAIPKDHQEWAWLREKGYDIRKRSQVLGVLTQGHRTIAVAGTHGKTTTSSMVAHLLHHAGVPCAAFLGGISVNLGSNLLLPPIGNSDVPIVVEADEYDRSFLTLHPTIAIVTSTDADHLDIYGNKEALVESFRQFVGQIQPGGTLIINHTADASVAAAVPAGVRVIRYGLNPEQGPELSASNITAQGHQFHFALHGPQGSVDALTLAVPGYHNVENMLAAACVAQLEGVSPEHLQAAVAAYKGVKRRFEFIVTAGTPEQPKVYVDDYAHHPREIEAFLRSVRALYPGRQLRVVFQPHLFTRTRDFAAGFAESLSLADEVVLMDIYPARELPLEGVTSELILSQITAPQKSLQTSDKILANAGADSNFDVLATVGAGDIDKLVPDLKNILDIRWNEAQA; this comes from the coding sequence ATGTCCGCACTGGCACGCTGGTTTCAAGCCAATGGCCACACCGTAGCGGGCTACGACAAAACCAGCACGCCCCTTACGGAGGCGCTGGCGGCGGAAGGTATTGCCGTGCACTACGATGATGCAGTAGCCAGTATCCCGGCTGCCGTGCGCGAGAATCCAGCCCAAACCCTCGTTGTGCTGACGCCTGCTATCCCGAAAGACCATCAAGAGTGGGCTTGGCTACGTGAAAAGGGCTATGATATTCGCAAGCGTAGCCAGGTGCTTGGGGTGCTCACGCAGGGCCACCGCACTATTGCCGTGGCCGGCACCCACGGCAAAACCACTACCAGTAGCATGGTAGCGCATTTGCTGCATCATGCAGGCGTACCGTGCGCCGCCTTCTTGGGCGGTATCTCCGTGAACCTGGGCTCAAATCTGCTGTTGCCTCCAATTGGTAACTCTGACGTGCCCATTGTGGTGGAAGCTGATGAGTATGACCGGAGCTTCCTGACGCTACACCCCACCATTGCCATTGTTACGAGCACCGATGCCGACCACCTCGATATCTATGGTAACAAAGAGGCGCTAGTAGAGTCGTTCCGGCAGTTTGTAGGGCAGATTCAACCCGGTGGTACCCTTATCATCAACCACACAGCCGATGCCAGCGTAGCGGCCGCCGTGCCAGCAGGCGTCCGGGTAATTCGCTATGGGCTCAACCCCGAGCAAGGCCCGGAACTGTCTGCTTCTAATATTACGGCCCAGGGCCACCAGTTCCATTTTGCGCTGCATGGCCCTCAGGGTTCAGTGGATGCATTGACGTTGGCGGTGCCCGGCTACCACAATGTGGAAAACATGTTGGCCGCCGCTTGCGTAGCGCAACTAGAGGGCGTGAGCCCCGAGCATCTGCAAGCTGCTGTAGCCGCCTATAAAGGAGTAAAGCGCCGGTTCGAGTTCATCGTAACGGCCGGTACGCCCGAGCAGCCAAAAGTATATGTGGATGATTATGCCCATCATCCACGCGAAATAGAAGCTTTTTTACGTTCTGTGCGGGCGTTGTATCCCGGGCGTCAGCTACGTGTGGTATTCCAACCCCACTTGTTCACCCGCACCCGCGACTTTGCTGCAGGCTTTGCTGAAAGCCTTAGCCTGGCCGATGAGGTTGTCTTGATGGATATTTACCCGGCTCGGGAATTACCCTTGGAAGGCGTCACTTCAGAATTGATTTTGTCCCAAATAACTGCCCCTCAAAAGTCGCTGCAGACCAGTGACAAAATTTTGGCAAATGCGGGTGCTGACTCGAATTTCGACGTACTCGCAACAGTCGGAGCCGGGGATATCGATAAGTTAGTACCTGATTTAAAGAATATTTTAGATATTCGCTGGAATGAAGCTCAAGCGTAA
- a CDS encoding cell division protein FtsQ/DivIB produces the protein MKLKRKVHNILFATSCLLLLGGLAVFAGVRQAHRPVGQVIVTISNEFNNFFISEQEVTSLLTRGGEQRLEGTTPDDLDLPALEARLKAHSFVKDAQVYRDLSGNLHADVRQNRPIARLIHSNTRLDSYLDADGHKLPLSSLFTARVVPVARQGGAPLAASFFQDSTGQRYLELLRYIDEKPFWRAQIAEVFIAPNGKVSFTQQVGDQRVEFGFPENISEKFAKLMVFYRQIPPALGWNTYHRVNVEFKDQIICE, from the coding sequence ATGAAGCTCAAGCGTAAGGTCCACAACATTCTCTTTGCTACTAGCTGCTTGCTGCTGCTAGGGGGCTTGGCTGTGTTTGCCGGTGTTCGGCAAGCTCACCGGCCGGTGGGTCAAGTGATAGTCACGATAAGCAACGAGTTCAACAACTTCTTCATCAGCGAACAGGAAGTAACCAGCCTGCTCACGCGTGGAGGAGAGCAACGCCTAGAGGGCACCACCCCCGATGACCTAGACTTGCCCGCCTTGGAGGCCCGCCTAAAGGCCCATTCCTTTGTTAAGGATGCCCAAGTGTACCGCGACCTATCTGGCAACTTGCACGCCGATGTGCGCCAGAACCGTCCCATAGCCCGCCTTATTCACTCCAACACGCGCCTCGATTCCTACCTGGATGCTGACGGCCACAAGCTGCCACTCTCGTCGTTGTTCACGGCTCGGGTAGTGCCGGTGGCGCGGCAGGGAGGAGCTCCATTGGCTGCTTCCTTCTTCCAAGATTCCACCGGCCAACGCTACCTCGAATTATTGCGCTATATTGATGAAAAACCCTTTTGGCGCGCTCAGATAGCTGAAGTATTCATTGCTCCCAACGGCAAGGTTTCCTTCACGCAACAGGTAGGCGACCAACGGGTAGAATTTGGCTTTCCGGAGAATATTTCGGAAAAATTCGCGAAACTGATGGTATTTTACCGTCAAATTCCGCCGGCGCTTGGTTGGAATACGTACCACCGCGTCAACGTAGAGTTCAAAGATCAAATCATCTGCGAGTAG
- the ftsA gene encoding cell division protein FtsA, with the protein MQHDKIVVGLDIGTTKICALVGRKNEFGKLEILGMGKAVSEGVVRGIVSNIDKTVDAIRRAIRQAEEMSGINIGVVNVGIAGQHIKSLQHNGSITRASADSEITQEDVERLTGDMYRLVTPPGSQIIHVMPQDYKVDYEEGIMDPVGMSGVRLEGNFHIITAQSTAINNINKCVTKAGLEIDNLILEPLSSSMSVLSDEEKEAGVALIDIGGGTTDLAIFKDGIIRHAAVLPFGGNIVTSDIKLGCQVMQNQAEQLKVKFGKAIAEEASDYEIVSIPGLRDRAPKEISLKNLAYIIEARMEEIIELVYAEIQRTGHADKLAAGIVLTGGGSQLQNLVQLTEYVTGLDTRIGYPNEHLGKSKIEAVKSPMFATTVGLVLAGYRSLDERLNRNYEQEQQHIPQPAPYYQAPAPAPTPAPVPAAKPVAQKPTEPKEPKKPSGAGKFFQDIISRTKGLLIDDFDDTKY; encoded by the coding sequence ATGCAACACGATAAGATTGTAGTCGGCCTCGACATCGGAACCACAAAAATCTGTGCCCTTGTAGGCCGCAAAAACGAGTTTGGCAAACTCGAAATACTGGGCATGGGCAAGGCTGTGTCGGAAGGCGTGGTGCGCGGTATTGTGTCCAACATCGACAAGACGGTAGACGCTATCCGGCGGGCCATTCGGCAAGCCGAAGAAATGTCAGGCATTAATATCGGCGTAGTGAACGTAGGTATTGCCGGGCAGCATATTAAGAGCTTGCAACACAACGGCAGCATCACGCGCGCTTCCGCTGACAGCGAAATCACGCAGGAAGATGTAGAGCGCCTCACCGGCGACATGTACCGCCTCGTAACCCCGCCCGGTTCACAGATCATCCACGTAATGCCCCAAGACTACAAGGTGGATTACGAGGAAGGCATCATGGACCCTGTGGGCATGTCGGGCGTGCGTTTGGAGGGCAACTTCCACATCATCACGGCGCAAAGCACGGCCATCAACAACATCAACAAGTGCGTTACCAAGGCTGGCCTGGAAATCGACAATCTGATTCTGGAGCCGCTGTCTTCTTCTATGTCCGTATTGTCGGACGAGGAGAAGGAGGCGGGTGTAGCACTCATTGACATTGGGGGTGGTACCACCGATTTGGCCATCTTCAAAGACGGTATCATCCGCCACGCGGCAGTATTGCCTTTCGGGGGCAACATCGTAACCTCCGACATCAAGTTGGGCTGCCAGGTGATGCAGAACCAAGCCGAGCAACTGAAGGTGAAGTTCGGTAAAGCCATTGCCGAGGAAGCTTCCGATTATGAAATTGTAAGCATCCCTGGTCTGCGCGACCGGGCACCAAAGGAAATTTCTCTCAAAAACCTGGCCTACATCATCGAGGCCCGGATGGAGGAAATCATCGAGTTGGTATATGCCGAAATCCAGCGCACCGGCCACGCCGACAAGCTGGCCGCCGGCATCGTGCTGACGGGTGGCGGGTCGCAGCTCCAGAACTTGGTGCAGCTTACCGAATACGTAACCGGCCTCGATACCCGTATCGGCTACCCGAACGAGCACTTAGGCAAGAGCAAGATTGAGGCTGTGAAGTCGCCGATGTTTGCCACCACGGTTGGTCTTGTGTTGGCTGGTTACCGTTCGCTCGACGAGCGTCTGAACCGCAATTACGAGCAGGAGCAACAGCACATTCCGCAGCCAGCGCCGTATTACCAAGCACCAGCGCCCGCGCCGACCCCGGCACCCGTGCCGGCCGCTAAGCCTGTAGCGCAAAAGCCAACTGAACCAAAAGAGCCGAAGAAGCCATCTGGCGCTGGTAAGTTTTTCCAGGACATTATCAGCCGTACCAAAGGACTGCTAATTGACGACTTCGACGACACCAAGTACTAA
- the ftsZ gene encoding cell division protein FtsZ, with product MNYKFDIPAQSKSIIKVIGVGGGGSNAVNHMFGQGIKDVEFVICNTDKQALASSTVPNRLQIGMDLTEGLGAGANPERGKQAAIESREQIRELLSNGTKMVFITAGMGGGTGTGAAPVIAKVAKELGILTVGIVTAPFMFEGKKKRQQAELGIKELSENCDTVLVILNDKLREIYGNLPIRSAFAKADNVLSTAAKSIAEIITVTADVNVDFEDVKTVMKDSGAAVMGSSITDGENRARRAAEEALASPLLNNTDIHGAQRILLSIMSGDQAELEMDELTEITECIQDKAGQNAEVIFGHGIDSTLGQSIRVTVIATGFAREAHTITVTPSTREPEPEAPQPDPQINIFDRERQESTPVMPVVPTFTSTPPPAPEPQPVKFDLETSPYNAPVPPVAAPSSPAPDPVVYQAPQPAPPLPGRPALDARAEERRRRLQELSNGISNETIKDQLETPAYLRRQVKLENVTPSSERNISRFNLSDDNELLGDNRFLHDNVD from the coding sequence ATGAATTATAAATTCGACATCCCGGCGCAATCCAAGTCCATCATCAAGGTGATTGGCGTGGGTGGGGGCGGCTCCAACGCCGTCAACCACATGTTTGGCCAGGGCATAAAGGACGTAGAGTTCGTCATCTGTAACACCGACAAGCAAGCGTTGGCCTCTTCTACGGTGCCCAACCGGTTGCAAATTGGTATGGATTTGACCGAAGGCCTTGGAGCCGGAGCCAATCCGGAACGCGGTAAGCAAGCGGCCATTGAGAGCCGGGAGCAAATCAGGGAGCTGCTTAGCAATGGCACCAAGATGGTATTCATCACGGCTGGTATGGGTGGTGGTACCGGCACGGGTGCGGCACCGGTTATCGCCAAAGTTGCCAAAGAGCTAGGCATTCTTACGGTAGGTATCGTGACGGCGCCCTTCATGTTTGAAGGCAAGAAAAAGCGCCAACAAGCTGAGCTAGGAATCAAAGAGCTGAGCGAGAACTGCGACACCGTACTGGTAATTCTTAACGATAAGCTCCGCGAGATTTACGGTAACCTGCCTATCCGCTCGGCTTTCGCCAAGGCCGACAACGTATTGAGCACCGCCGCCAAGTCTATTGCCGAAATCATAACGGTAACAGCCGATGTGAACGTCGACTTTGAAGACGTTAAAACGGTGATGAAAGACAGTGGTGCGGCCGTAATGGGAAGCAGCATCACGGACGGCGAAAACCGCGCCCGCCGTGCTGCCGAAGAGGCATTGGCCTCGCCGTTGCTCAACAACACCGACATCCACGGGGCCCAGCGCATTCTGCTCAGCATCATGTCCGGCGACCAGGCTGAACTGGAGATGGACGAGTTGACGGAAATCACCGAGTGCATTCAAGACAAAGCCGGTCAAAACGCCGAGGTTATCTTCGGTCACGGTATCGACTCCACCTTGGGACAGAGCATTCGCGTGACGGTAATTGCTACGGGCTTTGCTCGCGAAGCGCACACAATTACAGTCACACCTTCCACGCGCGAGCCGGAGCCTGAGGCACCCCAGCCAGACCCCCAAATCAACATTTTTGATCGGGAGCGTCAGGAGTCAACCCCGGTAATGCCTGTAGTGCCGACCTTCACCAGCACGCCGCCCCCGGCTCCAGAGCCTCAGCCAGTGAAGTTTGACTTGGAAACGTCGCCCTACAATGCGCCGGTACCGCCCGTGGCTGCCCCCTCTTCACCCGCTCCCGATCCAGTGGTGTATCAAGCGCCACAACCTGCGCCACCATTACCCGGTCGGCCGGCTCTTGATGCTCGTGCCGAAGAGCGCCGCCGCCGCTTGCAGGAACTCAGCAACGGTATTTCCAACGAAACGATAAAGGATCAATTGGAGACGCCAGCCTATCTCCGTCGGCAAGTGAAGCTGGAAAATGTGACGCCTTCTTCCGAGCGAAACATTAGCCGCTTCAATCTTTCGGACGATAACGAATTGCTCGGAGACAACCGTTTCCTTCACGACAACGTGGACTAA
- a CDS encoding cytochrome-c peroxidase gives MISNLIRQRVTLLLPAMVLLFVAGCGDKEGKDPEPEPTPTVPATPYNLTLPTQLPQTVVLPANNPLTVEGVDLGRKLFYEVRLSRDNSMSCGSCHQQSKAFTDGRTLAVGVDGKPHSRNAMSLVNLLWEPNLNWDGSANALETQARTPIENPVELHQSLADGVRKLQQTTLYPPLFAAAFGSSTITEENTLKALAQFERTLISSNTRYEKSLLPGGARLSPDERAGRVLFFNHPGEGGNILARGGSCDHCHNGNNYLFTASSFTSPGGNTQYFNNGLTVASDLGRFGVTGATADRGKFRVPTLRNIALTAPYMHDGRFQTLEEVVDHYNEHIDTNTADPILLLSNTRNGSKLDLTATEKRQLVAFLKTLTDSTFIQDPRFSDPFKP, from the coding sequence AGCCTACTCCCACTGTTCCGGCCACTCCCTACAATCTGACGCTACCAACGCAACTCCCTCAGACGGTGGTGCTACCAGCCAACAATCCGCTGACAGTGGAGGGCGTGGACCTCGGCCGCAAGCTATTCTATGAAGTACGGCTCTCGCGCGACAACTCTATGTCGTGTGGTAGTTGCCATCAACAGAGTAAGGCGTTTACTGATGGCCGGACGCTGGCCGTTGGTGTCGATGGAAAACCGCACTCACGCAACGCTATGTCGTTGGTGAACTTGCTATGGGAACCGAACCTGAACTGGGACGGCTCGGCTAATGCGCTGGAAACGCAGGCTCGCACCCCTATTGAGAATCCCGTTGAGTTGCACCAAAGCTTAGCCGATGGCGTCCGGAAGCTGCAGCAGACTACTTTGTACCCGCCTTTGTTTGCGGCAGCTTTCGGTTCATCTACCATCACCGAAGAGAACACGCTGAAGGCACTAGCGCAATTTGAGCGGACGCTAATTTCCTCGAACACGCGGTACGAAAAGTCACTGCTGCCCGGTGGCGCCCGGCTTAGCCCCGACGAGCGCGCTGGACGGGTCTTGTTTTTCAACCACCCAGGTGAAGGGGGGAACATACTGGCACGGGGTGGCTCCTGCGACCATTGCCACAACGGCAACAACTACTTGTTTACTGCTAGCAGCTTCACTTCCCCTGGTGGCAATACACAGTATTTCAACAACGGGCTGACAGTAGCATCTGACCTAGGCCGGTTTGGCGTAACCGGTGCAACTGCCGACCGGGGTAAGTTTCGAGTCCCGACGTTGCGCAACATTGCTCTTACCGCTCCTTACATGCATGACGGCCGCTTCCAAACGCTGGAAGAAGTGGTTGACCACTACAACGAGCACATTGACACCAACACTGCCGATCCTATTTTACTGCTTTCCAACACCCGCAACGGCTCGAAACTCGACCTCACAGCCACCGAAAAACGACAGTTGGTTGCATTTCTGAAAACGCTTACCGATTCCACTTTCATTCAGGATCCACGCTTCTCCGACCCGTTCAAGCCTTAA